Proteins from one Scylla paramamosain isolate STU-SP2022 chromosome 3, ASM3559412v1, whole genome shotgun sequence genomic window:
- the LOC135096814 gene encoding AF4/FMR2 family member lilli-like encodes METEVGGAPPPQLQGAWSPRGQGRGGRVGAVVLDVATCDGPVFFERVINRAYKANPLLGPEDSETETEINVEEVDSSEDNSNRPPHASDDRSRDGLSNLLRISSTSSLKGESKALTQPSQRSSSPPIPNNTLSRTYHCVYCNHTFKSHYCYQKHMRRHINPITVEVDKPRPSTTSTTNTSPTSQNDNTALPEGNSSVGTASGGCGGGGGGGSSSSGGGGGGGGGGGGGGGGGGGGGGGGGGGGGSSTKSGSTSPYSSQTVSPSPSSEGLKILDLNVQYFPCKTCGSKFPSYYFVHKHRRLCHQDEENAAAAASYGKKSAPTPSTPPSSTASTPTPRPPTPAPVVPPPPLDATASPASTTTAA; translated from the exons GGGGGCGCGTCGGTGCGGTGGTTCTGGACGTGGCTACATGTGATGGTCCAGTGTTCTTCGAGAGAGTCATTAACAGGGCATATAAGGccaat CCTCTTCTTGGCCCAGAAGAttcagagacagagacagagatcaACGTGGAGGAAGTGGACTCAAGTGAGGACAATTCTAACCGTCCCCCACATGCTTCTGATGACAGGAGCAGGGATGGATTATCCAACCTCCTCCGGATTTCCTCCACCAGCTCCTTGAAGGGAGAGAGCAAGGCCCTGACACAGCCCTCACAGCGCAGCTCTTCTCCTCCGATACCTAACAACACCCTCAGCAGAACCTACCACTGTGTCTACTGTAACCACACATTTAAGAGCCACTACTGCTACCAG AAACACATGCGGCGCCATATCAATCCCATCACAGTGGAAGTGGACAAGCCAAGGCCAtccactacttccaccaccaacacctccccAACCTCCCAGAATGACAACACAGCATTACCAGAAGGGAATAGCAGTGTGGGGACAGCAAGTGgaggttgtggaggaggaggaggaggaggcagtagcagcagtggcggaggaggaggaggaggaggaggaggaggaggaggaggaggtggaggtggaggtggaggtggaggtggaggcggaggtggtggtagcTCAACTAAGAGTGGCAGCACCTCTCCTTACAGCAGCCAGACAGTGTCCCCATCACCTTCCTCTGAGGGGCTCAAGATCCTGGACCTCAATGTGCAATACTTCCCCTGCAAGACTTGTGGTTCTAAGTTCCCCAGCTACTACTTTGTCCACAAACATCGAAGACTCTGCCACCAGGATGAAGagaatgctgctgctgctgcctcctaTGGGAAGAAATCTGCACCTACACCCTCCACACCTCCATCTAGCACTGCCTCCACACCTACACCCAGGCCCCCTACACCTGCACCAGTtgttccacctccacctctggATGCCACAGCCTCAccagccagcaccaccacagctgcTTAG